The segment CCCTTGCCCACCGCCTTGATCAGATCGCTCAGGTCCTGGTAGAAGACGGCGTCCGCGCCGATCCGGCGCGCCACCTCCTCCTCGCTGCGGTTGTGCGCGATCAGCTCGTGCGCGGCCGGCATGTCGATGCCGTAGACGTTGGGATAGCGCACCGGCGGGGCGGCGGAGGCGAAATAGACCTTCTTCGCGCCGGCGTCGCGCGCCATGCGGATGATCTCGTCGGAGGTCGTGCCGCGCACGATGGAGTCGTCCACCAGCAGTACGCTCTTGTCCTTGAACTCGAGGTCGATGGCGTTCAGCTTCTGGCGCACGGATTTCTTGCGCATCTGCTGGCCCGGCATGATGAAGGTGCGCCCGATGTAGCGGTTCTTGACGAAACCCTCGCGGTAATTGACGCCGAGCTCGTGGGCGAGCGCCAGCGCGGCGGTGCGGCTGGTGTCGGGGATCGGGATCACGACGTCGATGTGATGGCCGGGGAAATCCCGCTTGATCTTCGCGGCGAGCTTCTCGCCCATGCGCAGCCGCGCCTTGTACACGTAGATGTCGTCGATCACCGAATCCGGGCGGGCGAGATAGACATACTCGAAGATGCAGGGCGAATGCTGCGGATTGTCCGCGCACTGGCGCGAATAGAGCGCGCCGTCCATGGAGATGAACACCGCCTCGCCCGGCGCGATGTCGCGCACCAGCTCGAAGTCGAGCACGTCGAGCGCGACGCTCTCGGAGGCGATCATGTACTCGGTGCCCTGGTCGGTCTCGCGCTTGCCGAACACGATCGGGCGGATGCCGTAGGGGTCGCGGAAACCGACGACGCCGTAGCCGGTGATCATGGCGATCGCGGCGTAGCCGCCGCGGCAGCGCCGGTGCACCCCGGCGACGGCGTCGAAGATATCGTTCTCGTCGATGTGCATCTTGCCGCTCTTCTGCAGCTCGTGGGCGAACACGTTGAGCAGCACCTCGGAGTCGGATTCGGTATTGATGTGGCGCTTGTCCTCGCGGAACAGGTCCTGCTTGAGCTTCTCCGCGTTGATCAGGTTGCCGTTGTGGGCCAGCGCGATGCCGTAGGGCGAGTTGACGTAGAACGGCTGCGCCTCGGACGGCAGCGTGCAGCCGGCGGTCGGATAGCGCACATGGCCGATGCCGCAGTTGCCGCGCAGGTTGATCATGTGCGAGGTGTCGAACACGTCGCGCACCAGCCCGTTGTCCTTGCGCAGGTAGAACTTGGTGCCTTCGCAGGTCATGATGCCCGCCGCGTCCTGTCCGCGGTGCTGCAACACCGTGAGCCCGTCATACAGCGACTGATTGGTATTGCTGCGGCGCACCGCGCCGATAATGCCGCACATTGCCTACCCTCCGTCCGCGAATTCGCCCGCGGCCCGCGGAATCGATTGCACGATCCCGTTCGCGGCGCCGCCCAAGCCATCCCACGCCCAGTCCGACAGGATGGTGAAATAACCGATCAGCCGCGACTGCTGCCAGGCCGCGTCCTGCGCCAGCGGCGTCAGCGCCGCCACCATCACCAGCACGGCCGCCACCACGACGCCGCGCAGCGCGCCGAACAGCGCCCCGAGGGCGCGATCGGCGAAGCCCAGCCCTCCCGCGCGCACCAGCCGCGATACGAGACTGGCGAGCAGCATGCCGGTGAGCAGGACGACGAGGAAAATGAGCAGGAATGCCGTACCGATCCGTACGCTTTCATAAGGGACCGCTCCCTCCAACAGCCTGGAGGCCGGATACGAATAGTGAAAGGCCAGCCAGAAAGACAATACCCATACCGCCAGTGAAATGACCTCTTTTACGACGCCGCGGAACAGGCTCAGCAATGTCGACAGCGCGATCACGACGATGATGACTATATCAAGCCACGTCATCCAGGCGAGGCCTTATTCTACCACTATTCGGTGCGCGTGCCGCGCCCGTCATAACTGACCACCACGGCCTGCAGCTTCATCTCCCGGGCCACTTTCTCGCGCACCTGATCGCTGCGGGCGCGCTCCATCTCGGGACCGATGCGCACGCGCAGCACCGGCTTGCCGTCGATTACCTCCCGGTCGATGAACACCGCCTTGTAGCCCTTGGCGCGCAACTGGTCGCGCAGCGCGCGGGCATTGTCCTCGCTGGAAAAGCTGCCCACCTGGACCACCCACACGGCAGGCCGGCCCGCAACCGGCTCCGCGGGCGCCGCCGGGGCGACGGGCTCCGCATCGACCGGGGCGACGGCGCCCCCCGGCGCGACCAGCGGCACCTCCTCGATGCGGAAATCGCGCGGCTGTTCCGGGATATTGTCCCGCGCGGACAGATGGAGCTGTCCGGCGTCGAAATCGAGCACCAGCGGGACCACGATCACCGCCAGCGCGATGAGCACCAGGGCGCCCACCAGGCGGTGCTGGAGATTCGGCCGCTGGCCTTCCTGCTGTCTGTATTCCTTCATGACCGTGCAGATTCTAGCTCAGAGGATGCGTCGATGACACCGCCGCCCAGCGCGCGCATGACCGCGCCGACGGTATAGAACGAACCGAAGACCACGATCCGGTCTCCGGACCGAGCCGCGGACCGGGCGGCCCGCACCGCGGCCGGCGGGTCCGCGCAGACGCTGACGCCCGCCTCCGGCGCATGGAGGAGGATCCCCGCGCGCAGGCGCTCGACCGGCGCCGCCCGCTCCACCGTCAGCGCGCCCAGGTACCAGGCGTCCACCATGCCGGCCAGGGACGATATCATACCGTCGATGTCCTTGTCGCCGAGGATGGCCGCCACCGCGAGCGTGCGCCCCGGAACCGGCCGCTCCGCCAGCGTGCGCGCCAGCGCCTGCGCGCCCTCCAGATTGTGGGCGACGTCCAGGATGCACGGCACCCCGTCCACGAGCAGACATTGAAAGCGCCCGGCCAGGGAAACCGACCGCAGGCCTTCTTCCAGGGCGGCGCGCCCCACGTCCAGCCGGTCCTCGAGCAGGCGCAGCGCCATCAGCGCCCCCGCAGCATTGCGGTACTGGAATCCGCCCGCCAGGGCGGGCGCCGGGAGGGCTTCCCGCCGGATCCCCCCGCCCCACCACGACCAGGCGCCGCCCGCGCCGGCGGCCGCCTCATAGCCGAAATCCCGCCCGATTCGATGCAAGCCGGCCCCCACGGCGGCGGCCGCGGCGACCAGGGAGCGCGGCGGGTCGGGGTCGCCGCAGACCGCGGGACGGCCGCACCGGAAGATCCCCGCCTTCTCCGCGCCGATGGCCTCGCGGTCGGGACCGAGCCAGTCCACATGGTCGATGGCGATACCGGTCACCAGCGCCACGTCGGGATCCACCAGATTGACCGCGTCGAGGCGCCCGCCCATGCCCACCTCGAGCACGGCGACATCGGGCCGGGCACGCGTGAAATGATCGAGCGCCGCCAGCGTGCCGAATTCGAAATAGGTCAGGCTGACGTCGCCGCGCGCGCGGTCCACGCGCTCGAAGGCCGCGCACAATTCCGCGTCGCCCGCCTCCCGGCCGCCGACACGCACGCGCTCGTTGTAACGCAGCAGATGGGGCGAGGTATAGGTGGCGACGCGATATCCCGCGGCCGAGAGAATGGCCTCGAGCAGCGCGACGCTGGAACCCTTGCCATTGGTCCCCGCCACCGTCACCACGGGACAGGGCAACGCGGCGTCGAATCCGAGCGCCGCGGCGACGCGGCGCACGCGCTCCAGTCCGAGTTCGATGCTGCGCGGATGGAGGCCTTCCAGCCAGGCGAGCCAGGCGTCGAGGGTGTCGAAGCGCATGGGTTTCAGGGGGTAGCGCGGACGGCGCGCGACGGGATCACGCCGGCGGGCGCTTGGTCATCATCGCGAGCAGGCTGTGGATCTTGTCGCGCATGTTGCGCCGGTCGATGATCAGGTCGATCGCCCCGTGCTCGAGCAGGAATTCACTGCGCTGGAAACCCTCCGGAAGCTTCTCGCGCACGGTCTGCTCGATCACGCGCGGTCCGGCGAAGCCGATCAGCGCATTGGGCTCGGCGGCGTTGATGTCACCGAGCATGGCGAGACTGGCCGACACGCCGCCCATGGTGGGGTCGGTCATGACGGAGATGAACGGGATGCCCTTGGCGTTCATCTTGGCCAGCACCGCGCTGGTCTTCGCCATCTGCATCAGCGACACCAACGCT is part of the Gammaproteobacteria bacterium genome and harbors:
- the purF gene encoding amidophosphoribosyltransferase: MCGIIGAVRRSNTNQSLYDGLTVLQHRGQDAAGIMTCEGTKFYLRKDNGLVRDVFDTSHMINLRGNCGIGHVRYPTAGCTLPSEAQPFYVNSPYGIALAHNGNLINAEKLKQDLFREDKRHINTESDSEVLLNVFAHELQKSGKMHIDENDIFDAVAGVHRRCRGGYAAIAMITGYGVVGFRDPYGIRPIVFGKRETDQGTEYMIASESVALDVLDFELVRDIAPGEAVFISMDGALYSRQCADNPQHSPCIFEYVYLARPDSVIDDIYVYKARLRMGEKLAAKIKRDFPGHHIDVVIPIPDTSRTAALALAHELGVNYREGFVKNRYIGRTFIMPGQQMRKKSVRQKLNAIDLEFKDKSVLLVDDSIVRGTTSDEIIRMARDAGAKKVYFASAAPPVRYPNVYGIDMPAAHELIAHNRSEEEVARRIGADAVFYQDLSDLIKAVGKGNTRIKRFDTSCFNGEYVTGDVTADYLLALERQRSDENKIRRGKEAGGSSMLSL
- a CDS encoding CvpA family protein, with product MTWLDIVIIVVIALSTLLSLFRGVVKEVISLAVWVLSFWLAFHYSYPASRLLEGAVPYESVRIGTAFLLIFLVVLLTGMLLASLVSRLVRAGGLGFADRALGALFGALRGVVVAAVLVMVAALTPLAQDAAWQQSRLIGYFTILSDWAWDGLGGAANGIVQSIPRAAGEFADGG
- a CDS encoding SPOR domain-containing protein, whose protein sequence is MKEYRQQEGQRPNLQHRLVGALVLIALAVIVVPLVLDFDAGQLHLSARDNIPEQPRDFRIEEVPLVAPGGAVAPVDAEPVAPAAPAEPVAGRPAVWVVQVGSFSSEDNARALRDQLRAKGYKAVFIDREVIDGKPVLRVRIGPEMERARSDQVREKVAREMKLQAVVVSYDGRGTRTE
- the folC gene encoding bifunctional tetrahydrofolate synthase/dihydrofolate synthase, with the translated sequence MRFDTLDAWLAWLEGLHPRSIELGLERVRRVAAALGFDAALPCPVVTVAGTNGKGSSVALLEAILSAAGYRVATYTSPHLLRYNERVRVGGREAGDAELCAAFERVDRARGDVSLTYFEFGTLAALDHFTRARPDVAVLEVGMGGRLDAVNLVDPDVALVTGIAIDHVDWLGPDREAIGAEKAGIFRCGRPAVCGDPDPPRSLVAAAAAVGAGLHRIGRDFGYEAAAGAGGAWSWWGGGIRREALPAPALAGGFQYRNAAGALMALRLLEDRLDVGRAALEEGLRSVSLAGRFQCLLVDGVPCILDVAHNLEGAQALARTLAERPVPGRTLAVAAILGDKDIDGMISSLAGMVDAWYLGALTVERAAPVERLRAGILLHAPEAGVSVCADPPAAVRAARSAARSGDRIVVFGSFYTVGAVMRALGGGVIDASSELESARS